A section of the Euwallacea fornicatus isolate EFF26 chromosome 24, ASM4011564v1, whole genome shotgun sequence genome encodes:
- the RpL23 gene encoding large ribosomal subunit protein uL14, which translates to MSKRGRGGSAGAKFRISLGLPVGAVINCADNTGAKNLYVIAVQGIGGRLNRLPAAASGDMLVATVKKGKPELRKKVMPAVVIRQRKPFRRKDGVFIYFEDNAGVIVNNKGEMKGSAITGPVAKECADLWPRIASNASSIA; encoded by the exons ATGTCCAAGAGAG gACGTGGTGGTTCCGCCGGAGCTAAATTCCGGATCTCCCTGGGTTTGCCAGTAGGTGCTGTAATTAACTGTGCCGACAACACTG GGGCAAAAAATCTATATGTGATTGCTGTCCAAGGAATCGGTGGGCGATTAAATCGTCTGCCAGCTGCTGCTTCCGGCGACATGTTGGTCGCTACCGTCAAAAAAGGCAAACCAGAGCTTCGGAAAAAAGTAATGCCTGCGGTAGTTATTAGACAGCGCAAACCTTTCCGCAGGAAGGATGGAGTATTTATTTACTTCGAAGATAATGCCGGAGtaatagtaaataataaaGGAGAGATGAAAGGATCAGCAATCACTGGACCAGTAGCGAAGGAATGTGCTGATCTTTGGCCCAGGATAGCGTCAAATGCTAGCAGCATTGCTTAA
- the LOC136346820 gene encoding alpha/beta hydrolase domain-containing protein 17B — protein MNGLSFSEFCCLFCCPPCPSKIAAKLAFMPPEPTYEFASEENGKYSFAVTERAEWQFSDREKDLIDAFYTRTTRGNKIACLFVRCCSTARFTILFSHANAVDLGQMSSFYYGLGTRMNCNIFSYDYSGYGVSGGKPSEKNLYADIDAAWQALRTRFGISPENIILYGQSIGTVPTVDLAARYEVGAVILHSPLVSGMKVAFPNTRRTWFFDAFPSIDKIPKVNSPTLIIHGTQDDVIDFSHGLTIFEKCPKAVEPLWVEGAGHNDIELYPVYLERLKRFITVELEN, from the coding sequence ATGAACGGTTTAAGTTTTAGTGAGTTTTGTTGCCTATTTTGTTGCCCACCTTGCCCTAGCAAAATTGCTGCAAAATTAGCATTTATGCCTCCAGAGCCAACATATGAGTTTGCATCTGAAGAGAATGGAAAGTACAGTTTTGCTGTTACTGAAAGGGCAGAGTGGCAATTTAGTGATAGGGAGAAAGATCTCATAGATGCTTTTTATACACGAACAACTAGGGGGAATAAAATAGCTTGTCTGTTTGTAAGATGCTGTAGTACAGCTAGATTTACAATACTCTTTTCACATGCCAATGCAGTAGATCTTGGCCAAATGAGCAGTTTCTATTATGGTCTAGGTACCCGAATGAACTGTAACATATTTAGTTATGATTATTCTGGTTATGGAGTAAGTGGAGGGAAGCCCTCTGAAAAGAATCTCTATGCTGATATTGATGCAGCATGGCAGGCTCTTCGAACAAGATTTGGGATTAGCcctgaaaatataattttgtatgGTCAGAGCATTGGCACTGTCCCTACTGTTGATTTAGCTGCCCGCTATGAAGTTGGAGCTGTGATACTACATTCACCCCTAGTATCTGGAATGAAAGTTGCCTTTCCTAATACTAGGAGAACATGGTTCTTTGATGCCTTTCCAAGTATTgataaaattccaaaagttAATTCTCCAACGTTAATTATTCatggaactcaagatgatgtTATAGACTTTTCTCATGGACtgacaatatttgaaaaatgccccAAAGCAGTGGAGCCACTATGGGTAGAAGGAGCAGGTCACAATGATATAGAGTTGTATCCTGTTTACTTGGAAAGGTTAAAAAGGTTTATCACTGTAGAACTAGAAAACTGA